A region of Zeugodacus cucurbitae isolate PBARC_wt_2022May chromosome 5, idZeuCucr1.2, whole genome shotgun sequence DNA encodes the following proteins:
- the LOC128922071 gene encoding uncharacterized protein LOC128922071: MREHEELEKLADRGNARKFYEKMKRLNEGFKTEASTCRYQDGNLVTDVQGILGLWREHFSDLLNGSESTTLGDGEPDSPIDDDGIDIPLPDHEEIRIAITRLKNNKAAGTDRLPDELF, encoded by the coding sequence atgcgtgaacacgaagagcttgagaagctggcagacagaggtaatgctcgaaaattttacgaaaaaatgaagcgacttaacgaaggtttcaaaacCGAAGCATCTACATGTAGAtaccaagatggtaatctggtaaccgatgtccagggcatactgggattatggagggaacacttctccgacctgctgaatggcagtgaaagtacaacactaggagatggcgaacccgattccccaatcgatgacgatggaatagatattccattacccgaccatgaagaaattcgaatagcaattacccgcctgaagaacaacaaagcggcagggaccgatagattaccggaTGAGCTATTctga
- the Lytr_4 gene encoding uncharacterized protein Lytr_4 isoform X1 produces MLVPAWNGIDFEEIITCTDIDSNLALGNNIAELVSFNGEKVNHSCEGVEVDLILKDQLRHRDNSYGGRSDWIVHNATSNQVRWTRNNIAATMERFEPTGHPHPTSLDYGLADTVVASINEETNAVKILNPPNRSSIDIESLGAVGPANHVYSYANYEPSVNCVSNISQKQLREKCKNEQIHFEQNLLPKGLYSKASSEQNGFLPIRDRHTYTTHYGTTENLYEEVSEKNIRKVLSDNRVSITANCVKEELLRVQHNHFRVLEELNLSLEALIMPPNLTSKNIEERAESIVHCRGVGTGFASAVVTSNKMLPQKRRKFGLLVRDSSTLSGHRNKPAFSSTSLEDVSETFQSVDCKDNFQNSSNKDELDEEDLDSGFSGSGISSGASYNESLRYYKTSSTSKTQNNLFSKNLYCSPPPSFVFTTKNNMTSQQATSAANKQYCFDLNTHHIHSTPVALSTYTKTKTNFLSEKS; encoded by the exons ATGTTGGTACCTGCCTGg AATGGAATTGATTTCGAAGAAATAATTACTTGCACTGACATAGACTCCAACCTCGCACTTGGCAATAATATTGCTGAATTGGTGTCATTTAATGGTGAAAAAGTCAATCATTCTTGTGAAGGTGTCGAAGTTGATCTTATATTAAAAGATCAACTTCGGCACCGAGATAACTCTTATGGAGGACGAAGCGATTGGATCGTGCATAATGCAACAAGCAACCAG GTGAGGTGGACACGTAACAATATAGCTGCGACAATGGAGAGATTTGAACCTACAGGTCATCCTCATCCTACATCTTTAGATTATGGACTTGCTGACACCGTAGTTGCCTCGATTAACGAAGAAACAAAtgctgtaaaaatattaaatcctcCTAATCGGTCTTCAATTGATATTGAATCGCTAGGAGCTGTTGGACCTGCGAATCATGTTTATTCGTACGCTAATTATGAGCCTAGTGTAAATTGTGTTTCAAATATCTCTCAGAAACAATTAAGAGAAAAATGTAAGAATGAACAGATTCATTTCGAACAAAATTTATTGCCGAAGGGGCTATATTCTAAAGCAAGTAGTGAGCAGAATGGGTTCTTGCCAATAAGAGATCGTCATACTTATACAACCCATTATGGAACAacggaaaatttgtatgaagaagttagtgaaaaaaatataagaaaggtTCTTTCTGATAATCGAGTATCCATTACTGCAAATTGTGTGAAGGAGGAACTTCTACGTGTTCAACACAATCACTTCCGAGTGTTAGAAGAGCTTAATTTATCACTGGAAGCACTAATTATGCCCCCTAACCTGACCTCGAAGAATATAGAAGAAAGAGCAGAAAGTATTGTGCACTGTCGAGGTGTTGGAACCGGTTTTGCCTCGGCAGTCGTGACCTCAAATAAAATGTTACCTCAAAAACGTCGAAAATTTGGTTTGCTTGTAAGAGATTCATCTACCTTATCAGGTCATCGCAATAAACCAGCATTTTCAAGTACAAGTCTTGAGGATGTGTCAGAGACCTTTCAATCGGTGGACTGTAAAGATAATTTCCAAAATTCGTCTAACAAAGATGAACTTGATGAAGAGGATTTGGACAGTGGATTTAGTGGTAGTGGTATTAGTAGCGGTGCTAGTTACAATGAAAGCTTGCGGTATTATAAAACTAGTAGTACGtcgaaaacacaaaacaacCTTTTCTCTAAAAACTTGTATTGTTCACCTCCACCTTCTTTTGTGTTtaccacaaaaaataatatgacatCCCAACAAGCTACCTCTGcagcaaataaacaatattgctTTGATTTAAACACACACCATATTCATTCAACACCAGTAGCACTTTCAACTTATACTAAAACGAAAACTAACTTTTTGTCTGAGAAATCGTGA
- the LOC105212849 gene encoding dual specificity phosphatase 29 isoform X2 has product MSWRYTTPSRLESSDQITGRHLQRVLYYSMTPCRNLAGLRRTECALHDVDCDEVYPGIYIGDVAAAKNKSYLRMMGITHVLNAAEGCRYGQVDTGHSYYRDMPSIRYMGFPMVDAPTTDISRYFYVAAKFIDSAISSGGKILVHCLVGMSRSATCVLAYLMICRKMSASDAIRKVRMRREIRPNEGFLQQLADLDMELKRKKNYQY; this is encoded by the exons atgTCATGGAGATATACG acACCGAGTCGATTGGAAAGTTCCGACCAAATTACAGGCCGTCATTTGCAAAGAGTCCTATATTATTCAATGACACCTTGCAGGAATCTGGCAGGGCTACGAAGAACAGAATGCGCCTTACACGATGTTGACTGTGATGAAGTTTACCCGGGTATTTACATTGGTGATGT tGCTGCGGCGAAAAACAAATCATATCTACGAATGATGGGCATTACACATGTGCTAAATGCGGCTGAGGGTTGCCGATATGGTCAAGTGGACACTGGACATAGTTACTATCGTGATATGCCAAGCATAAG ATATATGGGGTTCCCAATGGTTGATGCGCCTACAACAGACATTTCCCGATATTTTTATGTCGCGGCGAAGTTTATTGACAGTGCAATTAGTAGTGGAG GGAAAATTCTGGTTCATTGCTTGGTGGGCATGTCAAGATCTGCCACATGCGTACTCGCTTACCTGATGATTTGTCGCAAAATGTCCGCCTCAGACGCGATACGAAAAGTCCGCATGCGTCGTGAAATTCGGCCAAATGAGGGATTTCTGCAGCAATTGGCTGATTTGGATATGGAgcttaaaaggaaaaaaaattatcaatactGA
- the LOC105212854 gene encoding succinate dehydrogenase [ubiquinone] iron-sulfur subunit, mitochondrial, producing the protein MIRWQILRNLSNIRWVTKGSCNYISEKLNKKENTHAKNFSKISAVKETSVTNEKSKTAIIKTIQIYRWEPGKKPRLQTYHIDLQKCGVMVLDALIKIKNEIDQTLTFRRSCREGICGSCAMNIGGVNALACTSKIDQNPSRLLKIYPLPHMYVIRDLVPDLGHFYAQYSSIKPWLQRKDTINGSIGKAQYLQHLDDRKQLDGLYECILCACCTSSCPSYWWNGDRYLGPYVLMQVYRWVIDSRDNITEERLNQINDPYSIYRCHTILNCTNTCPKGLNPGKAIIKLKQLLCGLKSKQKPLLDTIKLQK; encoded by the coding sequence ATGATACGCTGGCAAATATTAAGGAATCTTTCCAATATCCGCTGGGTTACTAAAGGATCGTGCAAttatatttctgaaaaattaaataaaaaagaaaacacacatgccaaaaacttttctaaaatatctgCAGTTAAAGAAACGAGTGTAACAAACGAGAAGAGCAAAACTGCCATTATAAAAACAATCCAGATCTATCGCTGGGAGCCTGGAAAAAAACCTCGCCTGCAAACATATCATATAGACCTACAGAAGTGTGGAGTAATGGTTCTTGatgctttaataaaaattaaaaatgaaatcgaTCAAACATTGACTTTTAGACGTTCATGCCGTGAAGGAATTTGTGGTTCATGTGCTATGAACATTGGGGGTGTAAATGCGTTGGCGTGTACGAGCAAAATTGACCAAAATCCTTCAagactattaaaaatatacccATTGCCGCATATGTATGTCATCCGGGATCTTGTTCCTGATTTAGGACATTTTTATGCTCAATACAGTTCTATTAAACCATGGTTACAACGTAAGGATACTATCAATGGATCAATAGGAAAAGCCCAGTATTTACAGCACCTTGATGATCGCAAACAATTAGATGGACTATATGAATGTATCCTCTGTGCTTGTTGCACATCGTCGTGCCCATCCTATTGGTGGAATGGCGATAGATATTTGGGACCCTATGTTTTAATGCAAGTCTATCGATGGGTTATAGACTCCCGAGACAATATAACTGAAGAACGGTTAAATCAGATAAATGATCCATACAGTATTTATCGTTGCCACACTATTTTGAACTGCACTAATACCTGCCCAAAAGGTCTTAATCCTGGGAAAGCTATCATTAAGTTGAAGCAGTTATTATGTGGTTTGAAATCGAAGCAGAAACCTCTGCTGGACACGATCAAACTTCAGAAGTAG
- the LOC105212853 gene encoding ATP synthase subunit delta, mitochondrial: protein MSFVRNTRSLMGRSIHMMQKRGFADEMKLTFAAANQTFYDQSEVRQIDVPSFSGSFGILAKHVPTLAVLKPGVVQVIENDGKTSKYFVSSGSITVNEDSSVQVLAEEAHKVEDIDVSEAKQLLSQYQSQLNSASSELAKAEAAIAVECAEALVRAAE, encoded by the exons ATGTCGTTTGTTCGGAATACTCGCAGTTTAATGGGTCGGAGCATCCATATGATGCAAAAGCGTGGATTCGCCGATGAAATGAAGCTTACGTTCGCAGCTGCTAATCAAACATTTTATGATCAATCAGAGGTTCGCCAGATTGATGTTCCTTCATTTAGCGGAAGTTTTGGCATTCTTGCAAAACACGTACCCACTTTAG CCGTTTTAAAGCCTGGTGTAGTGCAGGTCATTGAAAACGATGGAAAAACTTCGAAATATTTTGTATCTAGCGGCTCAATAACGGTTAATGAAGATTCATCTGTTCAAGTTTTGGCTGAAGAAGCACACAAGGTGGAGGATATTGACGTTTCTGAAGCGAAACAGCTTTTATCACAATATCAATCACAATTAAATTCTGCTTCCAGTGAATTA GCTAAAGCGGAAGCAGCCATAGCTGTTGAATGTGCAGAGGCTCTTGTACGTGCTGCAGAATAA
- the Lytr_4 gene encoding uncharacterized protein Lytr_4 isoform X4, with protein sequence MNGIDFEEIITCTDIDSNLALGNNIAELVSFNGEKVNHSCEGVEVDLILKDQLRHRDNSYGGRSDWIVHNATSNQVRWTRNNIAATMERFEPTGHPHPTSLDYGLADTVVASINEETNAVKILNPPNRSSIDIESLGAVGPANHVYSYANYEPSVNCVSNISQKQLREKCKNEQIHFEQNLLPKGLYSKASSEQNGFLPIRDRHTYTTHYGTTENLYEEVSEKNIRKVLSDNRVSITANCVKEELLRVQHNHFRVLEELNLSLEALIMPPNLTSKNIEERAESIVHCRGVGTGFASAVVTSNKMLPQKRRKFGLLVRDSSTLSGHRNKPAFSSTSLEDVSETFQSVDCKDNFQNSSNKDELDEEDLDSGFSGSGISSGASYNESLRYYKTSSTSKTQNNLFSKNLYCSPPPSFVFTTKNNMTSQQATSAANKQYCFDLNTHHIHSTPVALSTYTKTKTNFLSEKS encoded by the exons ATG AATGGAATTGATTTCGAAGAAATAATTACTTGCACTGACATAGACTCCAACCTCGCACTTGGCAATAATATTGCTGAATTGGTGTCATTTAATGGTGAAAAAGTCAATCATTCTTGTGAAGGTGTCGAAGTTGATCTTATATTAAAAGATCAACTTCGGCACCGAGATAACTCTTATGGAGGACGAAGCGATTGGATCGTGCATAATGCAACAAGCAACCAG GTGAGGTGGACACGTAACAATATAGCTGCGACAATGGAGAGATTTGAACCTACAGGTCATCCTCATCCTACATCTTTAGATTATGGACTTGCTGACACCGTAGTTGCCTCGATTAACGAAGAAACAAAtgctgtaaaaatattaaatcctcCTAATCGGTCTTCAATTGATATTGAATCGCTAGGAGCTGTTGGACCTGCGAATCATGTTTATTCGTACGCTAATTATGAGCCTAGTGTAAATTGTGTTTCAAATATCTCTCAGAAACAATTAAGAGAAAAATGTAAGAATGAACAGATTCATTTCGAACAAAATTTATTGCCGAAGGGGCTATATTCTAAAGCAAGTAGTGAGCAGAATGGGTTCTTGCCAATAAGAGATCGTCATACTTATACAACCCATTATGGAACAacggaaaatttgtatgaagaagttagtgaaaaaaatataagaaaggtTCTTTCTGATAATCGAGTATCCATTACTGCAAATTGTGTGAAGGAGGAACTTCTACGTGTTCAACACAATCACTTCCGAGTGTTAGAAGAGCTTAATTTATCACTGGAAGCACTAATTATGCCCCCTAACCTGACCTCGAAGAATATAGAAGAAAGAGCAGAAAGTATTGTGCACTGTCGAGGTGTTGGAACCGGTTTTGCCTCGGCAGTCGTGACCTCAAATAAAATGTTACCTCAAAAACGTCGAAAATTTGGTTTGCTTGTAAGAGATTCATCTACCTTATCAGGTCATCGCAATAAACCAGCATTTTCAAGTACAAGTCTTGAGGATGTGTCAGAGACCTTTCAATCGGTGGACTGTAAAGATAATTTCCAAAATTCGTCTAACAAAGATGAACTTGATGAAGAGGATTTGGACAGTGGATTTAGTGGTAGTGGTATTAGTAGCGGTGCTAGTTACAATGAAAGCTTGCGGTATTATAAAACTAGTAGTACGtcgaaaacacaaaacaacCTTTTCTCTAAAAACTTGTATTGTTCACCTCCACCTTCTTTTGTGTTtaccacaaaaaataatatgacatCCCAACAAGCTACCTCTGcagcaaataaacaatattgctTTGATTTAAACACACACCATATTCATTCAACACCAGTAGCACTTTCAACTTATACTAAAACGAAAACTAACTTTTTGTCTGAGAAATCGTGA
- the LOC105212849 gene encoding dual specificity phosphatase 29 isoform X1, producing the protein MSWRYTTPSRLESSDQITGRHLQRVLYYSMTPCRNLAGLRRTECALHDVDCDEVYPGIYIGDVAAAKNKSYLRMMGITHVLNAAEGCRYGQVDTGHSYYRDMPSIRRNNKDTIFRYMGFPMVDAPTTDISRYFYVAAKFIDSAISSGGKILVHCLVGMSRSATCVLAYLMICRKMSASDAIRKVRMRREIRPNEGFLQQLADLDMELKRKKNYQY; encoded by the exons atgTCATGGAGATATACG acACCGAGTCGATTGGAAAGTTCCGACCAAATTACAGGCCGTCATTTGCAAAGAGTCCTATATTATTCAATGACACCTTGCAGGAATCTGGCAGGGCTACGAAGAACAGAATGCGCCTTACACGATGTTGACTGTGATGAAGTTTACCCGGGTATTTACATTGGTGATGT tGCTGCGGCGAAAAACAAATCATATCTACGAATGATGGGCATTACACATGTGCTAAATGCGGCTGAGGGTTGCCGATATGGTCAAGTGGACACTGGACATAGTTACTATCGTGATATGCCAAGCATAAG AAGAAACAACAAAGATACTATTTTCAGATATATGGGGTTCCCAATGGTTGATGCGCCTACAACAGACATTTCCCGATATTTTTATGTCGCGGCGAAGTTTATTGACAGTGCAATTAGTAGTGGAG GGAAAATTCTGGTTCATTGCTTGGTGGGCATGTCAAGATCTGCCACATGCGTACTCGCTTACCTGATGATTTGTCGCAAAATGTCCGCCTCAGACGCGATACGAAAAGTCCGCATGCGTCGTGAAATTCGGCCAAATGAGGGATTTCTGCAGCAATTGGCTGATTTGGATATGGAgcttaaaaggaaaaaaaattatcaatactGA
- the Lytr_4 gene encoding uncharacterized protein Lytr_4 isoform X3 — MQNGIDFEEIITCTDIDSNLALGNNIAELVSFNGEKVNHSCEGVEVDLILKDQLRHRDNSYGGRSDWIVHNATSNQVRWTRNNIAATMERFEPTGHPHPTSLDYGLADTVVASINEETNAVKILNPPNRSSIDIESLGAVGPANHVYSYANYEPSVNCVSNISQKQLREKCKNEQIHFEQNLLPKGLYSKASSEQNGFLPIRDRHTYTTHYGTTENLYEEVSEKNIRKVLSDNRVSITANCVKEELLRVQHNHFRVLEELNLSLEALIMPPNLTSKNIEERAESIVHCRGVGTGFASAVVTSNKMLPQKRRKFGLLVRDSSTLSGHRNKPAFSSTSLEDVSETFQSVDCKDNFQNSSNKDELDEEDLDSGFSGSGISSGASYNESLRYYKTSSTSKTQNNLFSKNLYCSPPPSFVFTTKNNMTSQQATSAANKQYCFDLNTHHIHSTPVALSTYTKTKTNFLSEKS, encoded by the exons ATGCAGAATGGAATTGATTTCGAAGAAATAATTACTTGCACTGACATAGACTCCAACCTCGCACTTGGCAATAATATTGCTGAATTGGTGTCATTTAATGGTGAAAAAGTCAATCATTCTTGTGAAGGTGTCGAAGTTGATCTTATATTAAAAGATCAACTTCGGCACCGAGATAACTCTTATGGAGGACGAAGCGATTGGATCGTGCATAATGCAACAAGCAACCAG GTGAGGTGGACACGTAACAATATAGCTGCGACAATGGAGAGATTTGAACCTACAGGTCATCCTCATCCTACATCTTTAGATTATGGACTTGCTGACACCGTAGTTGCCTCGATTAACGAAGAAACAAAtgctgtaaaaatattaaatcctcCTAATCGGTCTTCAATTGATATTGAATCGCTAGGAGCTGTTGGACCTGCGAATCATGTTTATTCGTACGCTAATTATGAGCCTAGTGTAAATTGTGTTTCAAATATCTCTCAGAAACAATTAAGAGAAAAATGTAAGAATGAACAGATTCATTTCGAACAAAATTTATTGCCGAAGGGGCTATATTCTAAAGCAAGTAGTGAGCAGAATGGGTTCTTGCCAATAAGAGATCGTCATACTTATACAACCCATTATGGAACAacggaaaatttgtatgaagaagttagtgaaaaaaatataagaaaggtTCTTTCTGATAATCGAGTATCCATTACTGCAAATTGTGTGAAGGAGGAACTTCTACGTGTTCAACACAATCACTTCCGAGTGTTAGAAGAGCTTAATTTATCACTGGAAGCACTAATTATGCCCCCTAACCTGACCTCGAAGAATATAGAAGAAAGAGCAGAAAGTATTGTGCACTGTCGAGGTGTTGGAACCGGTTTTGCCTCGGCAGTCGTGACCTCAAATAAAATGTTACCTCAAAAACGTCGAAAATTTGGTTTGCTTGTAAGAGATTCATCTACCTTATCAGGTCATCGCAATAAACCAGCATTTTCAAGTACAAGTCTTGAGGATGTGTCAGAGACCTTTCAATCGGTGGACTGTAAAGATAATTTCCAAAATTCGTCTAACAAAGATGAACTTGATGAAGAGGATTTGGACAGTGGATTTAGTGGTAGTGGTATTAGTAGCGGTGCTAGTTACAATGAAAGCTTGCGGTATTATAAAACTAGTAGTACGtcgaaaacacaaaacaacCTTTTCTCTAAAAACTTGTATTGTTCACCTCCACCTTCTTTTGTGTTtaccacaaaaaataatatgacatCCCAACAAGCTACCTCTGcagcaaataaacaatattgctTTGATTTAAACACACACCATATTCATTCAACACCAGTAGCACTTTCAACTTATACTAAAACGAAAACTAACTTTTTGTCTGAGAAATCGTGA
- the Lytr_4 gene encoding uncharacterized protein Lytr_4 isoform X2, producing MKNNGIDFEEIITCTDIDSNLALGNNIAELVSFNGEKVNHSCEGVEVDLILKDQLRHRDNSYGGRSDWIVHNATSNQVRWTRNNIAATMERFEPTGHPHPTSLDYGLADTVVASINEETNAVKILNPPNRSSIDIESLGAVGPANHVYSYANYEPSVNCVSNISQKQLREKCKNEQIHFEQNLLPKGLYSKASSEQNGFLPIRDRHTYTTHYGTTENLYEEVSEKNIRKVLSDNRVSITANCVKEELLRVQHNHFRVLEELNLSLEALIMPPNLTSKNIEERAESIVHCRGVGTGFASAVVTSNKMLPQKRRKFGLLVRDSSTLSGHRNKPAFSSTSLEDVSETFQSVDCKDNFQNSSNKDELDEEDLDSGFSGSGISSGASYNESLRYYKTSSTSKTQNNLFSKNLYCSPPPSFVFTTKNNMTSQQATSAANKQYCFDLNTHHIHSTPVALSTYTKTKTNFLSEKS from the exons ATGAAAAAT AATGGAATTGATTTCGAAGAAATAATTACTTGCACTGACATAGACTCCAACCTCGCACTTGGCAATAATATTGCTGAATTGGTGTCATTTAATGGTGAAAAAGTCAATCATTCTTGTGAAGGTGTCGAAGTTGATCTTATATTAAAAGATCAACTTCGGCACCGAGATAACTCTTATGGAGGACGAAGCGATTGGATCGTGCATAATGCAACAAGCAACCAG GTGAGGTGGACACGTAACAATATAGCTGCGACAATGGAGAGATTTGAACCTACAGGTCATCCTCATCCTACATCTTTAGATTATGGACTTGCTGACACCGTAGTTGCCTCGATTAACGAAGAAACAAAtgctgtaaaaatattaaatcctcCTAATCGGTCTTCAATTGATATTGAATCGCTAGGAGCTGTTGGACCTGCGAATCATGTTTATTCGTACGCTAATTATGAGCCTAGTGTAAATTGTGTTTCAAATATCTCTCAGAAACAATTAAGAGAAAAATGTAAGAATGAACAGATTCATTTCGAACAAAATTTATTGCCGAAGGGGCTATATTCTAAAGCAAGTAGTGAGCAGAATGGGTTCTTGCCAATAAGAGATCGTCATACTTATACAACCCATTATGGAACAacggaaaatttgtatgaagaagttagtgaaaaaaatataagaaaggtTCTTTCTGATAATCGAGTATCCATTACTGCAAATTGTGTGAAGGAGGAACTTCTACGTGTTCAACACAATCACTTCCGAGTGTTAGAAGAGCTTAATTTATCACTGGAAGCACTAATTATGCCCCCTAACCTGACCTCGAAGAATATAGAAGAAAGAGCAGAAAGTATTGTGCACTGTCGAGGTGTTGGAACCGGTTTTGCCTCGGCAGTCGTGACCTCAAATAAAATGTTACCTCAAAAACGTCGAAAATTTGGTTTGCTTGTAAGAGATTCATCTACCTTATCAGGTCATCGCAATAAACCAGCATTTTCAAGTACAAGTCTTGAGGATGTGTCAGAGACCTTTCAATCGGTGGACTGTAAAGATAATTTCCAAAATTCGTCTAACAAAGATGAACTTGATGAAGAGGATTTGGACAGTGGATTTAGTGGTAGTGGTATTAGTAGCGGTGCTAGTTACAATGAAAGCTTGCGGTATTATAAAACTAGTAGTACGtcgaaaacacaaaacaacCTTTTCTCTAAAAACTTGTATTGTTCACCTCCACCTTCTTTTGTGTTtaccacaaaaaataatatgacatCCCAACAAGCTACCTCTGcagcaaataaacaatattgctTTGATTTAAACACACACCATATTCATTCAACACCAGTAGCACTTTCAACTTATACTAAAACGAAAACTAACTTTTTGTCTGAGAAATCGTGA
- the LOC105212855 gene encoding protein obstructor-E, with protein MKYNFLYLALGTFAVCIVAESTFECPKPEGEYPDDVQCDKYYQCNDGVAKEKLCPDGLVFDPLNRHINKCDQPFNVDCGDRTELQEPKSSKFCPRKNGFFAHPDSSVCDIFYNCIDGDALEMKCTVGLHFDEFGGTCVWPDTAKREGCEAPQKKSPTGFVCPKDRPKNDDKGQVVTHPKFPHPTDCQKFHVCLNGEDPRDLACQLGEVYNEETEMCDAPENVPGCEDWYKDSDDKKE; from the exons atgaaatataattttttgtatttggcgCTTGGAACTTTCGCAGTTTGTATCGTAGCGGAAA GTACATTCGAATGTCCCAAACCTGAGGGTGAATATCCCGATGATGTTCAATGTGATAAATACTATCAATGTAATGATGGCGTTGCAAAAGAAAAACTATGTCCAGATGGCTTAGTATTCGACCCTCTCAATAGACACATCAATAAGTGTGATCAACCGTTCAATGTAGATTGTGGAGACCGTACTGAATTGC AGGAGCCAAAATCATCTAAATTTTGTCCTCGTAAAAATGGATTCTTTGCACATCCTGATTCCTCTGTATgtgatattttttacaattgcaTCGATGGAGATGCGTTAGAAATGAAATGTACTGTTGGGCTGCATTTTGATGAATTTGGTGGAACTTGTGTTTGGCCAGATACTGCAAAACGCGAAGGCTGCGAGGCCCCACAGA aaaaatccCCTACCGGATTTGTATGTCCCAAGGATCGCCCAAAGAATGATGATAAAGGTCAAGTAGTTACTCATCCGAAGTTCCCCCATCCTACAGACTGTCAAAAATTCCATGTCTGCTTAAATGGTGAAGATCCTCGCGACCTAGCCTGTCAATTAGGCGAAGTCTACAATGAAGAAACGGAGATGTGTGACGCTCCTGAAAATGTTCCTGGTTGTGAAGATTGGTACAAAGATTCCGATGATAAAAAGGAATAA